GCAAGGGCAGAATTAAAAAAAGTTACATGGCCTAACAGAAAACAATTAGTAAGCAGTACCATTGTTGTTATGATTACCGTCGTTTTAGTGGCTATTTTTTTAGGTATAGTTGATTTAATTTTTTCCCGCGTTGTTACAATTATCTTGCAGTAAGCTATGGGTAAGCATAAAAATATAATCTTCTATAATTGGAGTGTGATGACTTATAATTAGAACTATTGAGGAAAAGAAATGGTATGTTGTTCATACCTATTCTGGTTATGAAAATAAAGTAAAAGCAAATCTTGAACAACGCGTTAAATCGATGGGAATGGAAGACCAAATATTTCAGGTTTTAATTCCAACTGAGAAAGTGTTAGAAACAAAATCGGGGAAAAAAAGGTATGTTCAAAAAAAAGTATTTCCCGGTTATGTAGTTGTTGAGATGAAAATGAATAATGAATCGTGGTATGCTGTAAGAAATACTCCTGGTGTTACCAGGTTTGTAGGTTCCGGAGGTAAACCAGTTGCTTTAAACAATAGTGAAATAAAAAATATACTAAAGCAAATGGGCAAGGGAGAAAAGAAACCAAAAATTGATTTAACCGTTGGTACAAGTGTGAATATTATTACCGGGCCTTTTACAGGGTATACCGGTAAAATTAGTGAAATTGATAATCAAAAGAGCAAATTAAAAGTTTTATTAACTATTTTTGGAAGAGAAACCTCGGTTGAATTAGAATTTACAGATGTGGAGAAATATTAAGAATAATCACATTTTTATTATGAAAGATTATTGTGAATGATAATATAAAAGCTTGATTATGATTTATTTACAACTTTTTGGCAGCACAAAAAATCATAAAAACGAGGCAAGAACAAGAAGAGGTATAAGATAAATGGCAAAAAAAATTATTGCAAATATAAAATTACAAATTCCGGCAGGAGCTGCAAATCCTGCACCACCGGTTGGTCCCGCATTAGGACAACATGGTTTAAATATCATGGAGTTTTGTAAAGCTTTTAATGCAAAGACAAAACAAGATATTGGTACGG
The DNA window shown above is from Atribacterota bacterium and carries:
- the secE gene encoding preprotein translocase subunit SecE; translation: MKSNNLFHKIINFIKEARAELKKVTWPNRKQLVSSTIVVMITVVLVAIFLGIVDLIFSRVVTIILQ
- the nusG gene encoding transcription termination/antitermination protein NusG — encoded protein: MEEKKWYVVHTYSGYENKVKANLEQRVKSMGMEDQIFQVLIPTEKVLETKSGKKRYVQKKVFPGYVVVEMKMNNESWYAVRNTPGVTRFVGSGGKPVALNNSEIKNILKQMGKGEKKPKIDLTVGTSVNIITGPFTGYTGKISEIDNQKSKLKVLLTIFGRETSVELEFTDVEKY